A region of Astyanax mexicanus isolate ESR-SI-001 chromosome 23, AstMex3_surface, whole genome shotgun sequence DNA encodes the following proteins:
- the orc6 gene encoding origin recognition complex subunit 6, which yields MDKELFRKLASKMGISSVRVLSQAEEYMRLSQVRCTSLGGATATSKAIICLELAATAMKFPLDKEFAIKLSGLNKKIYQSSLKSMECMLGLQSSVGLRELAVQYGCMEAVKVASQILQRYGASLPAAQQQDLDLSKPLFTTAALFTACKCMKIRADKKLASSSGAKKGIFDRLCSQLQKFGQEICSSAPSMKGPPKTTQKRQKTLTETLQETEEDDGLPTSPKQQCEQQLRDDEAEEDPRQNYEEWKRKILENAMRATPGDS from the exons ATGGATAAAGAACTTTTTAGAAAACTTGCGTCTAAAATGGGGATCAGCTCGGTTAGAGTGTTGAG CCAGGCAGAGGAGTACATGCGGTTGTCTCAGGTCAGGTGCACCAGTCTCGGTGGTGCCACAGCTACCAGTAAAGCTATTATTTGCCTGGAACTGGCAGCAACAGCTATGAAGTTCCCCCTGGACAAG GAGTTTGCCATCAAACTCTCAGGGCTGAATAAGAAAATCTACCAGAGCAGCCTGAAGTCGATGGAGTGCATGCTGGGTCTGCAGTCCAGCGTTGGGCTCAGAGAGCTGGCTGTGCAGTACGGCTGTATGGAGGCAGTGAAGGTGGCGTCTCAGATTCTCCAGAG ATACGGGGCCAGTCTACCTGCAGCTCAGCAGCAAGACCTGGATCTGTCAAAGCCCCTCTTCACCACAGCTGCTCTCTTCACCGCCTGCAA GTGCATGAAAATCAGAGCAGACAAGAAGCTGGCGTCGTCTTCCGGAGCCAAGAAGGGCATCTTTGACAGGCTGTGCTCTCAGCTTCAGAAGTTTGGACAGGAGATTTGCA GTTCAGCTCCTTCTATGAAGGGACCACCCAAAACAACCCAGAAACGACAGAAGACCCTCACAGAGACGCTACAAGAGACGGAGGAGG ATGATGGGTTGCCAACATCTCCTAAGCAACAGTGCGAGCAGCAGCTGAGGGACGACGAGGCCGAGGAGGACCCGAGACAGAATTATGAGGAGTGGAAGAGAAAGATCCTGGAGAACGCGATGCGAGCGACGCCCGGAGATTCGTAG